In Candidatus Sedimenticola sp. (ex Thyasira tokunagai), the following proteins share a genomic window:
- a CDS encoding IS3 family transposase, whose protein sequence is MRKNHSIDIKIQAVLKASRPGILASEVAEEIGIHTFSLYRWKKELRDAGLLDKMPDKIDVQTDLKLREQLKQLEKENKHLRMENAVLKTRGDGRRQKKEAFKIIEDLNDEFGVSPLCLLLDVSRGGYYAWKKRPGSFQSVYNGMIIDEILKIHREVKETYGSPRMTVELKSRGFSRCENTVAKLMRKIGIRAKMDKRYKPRQWQPGSKIAKSNLLAELPIPKNPHEVWVADFTYTRHHGQFVYFSVIMDLCTRQLVGEEISRTRDADLIVRTFQKAKQRHPEARPKIFHSDRGIEYANHKIGRLLESQAIEQSMSGKGNCYDNAHMESFFHTYKSEMYYTEKFDGIEDFKRKTKKYIRFYNRRRLHSSLGYMSPADYAESKS, encoded by the coding sequence ATGAGAAAGAACCATTCAATCGATATCAAGATACAAGCGGTACTAAAAGCGAGCAGGCCTGGCATACTTGCCAGTGAGGTTGCGGAGGAAATAGGGATACATACATTTTCTTTGTATCGCTGGAAGAAGGAATTACGAGATGCGGGGTTACTCGATAAAATGCCTGATAAAATCGATGTTCAGACAGATTTGAAGCTCAGGGAGCAACTAAAACAGTTGGAGAAGGAGAATAAGCACCTAAGGATGGAGAATGCTGTTTTAAAAACTCGAGGAGATGGGCGACGCCAAAAGAAAGAAGCCTTCAAAATAATAGAAGATTTAAATGATGAGTTTGGTGTATCCCCACTTTGCCTCCTGTTGGATGTGAGTCGAGGTGGATATTATGCTTGGAAGAAGCGACCTGGTTCGTTCCAGTCCGTTTACAATGGCATGATCATTGATGAAATTCTCAAGATACACCGGGAAGTCAAGGAGACTTACGGTAGTCCTAGAATGACAGTGGAACTAAAGAGTAGAGGCTTTAGTCGTTGTGAGAATACTGTCGCTAAGTTGATGAGGAAGATAGGAATTCGAGCAAAAATGGATAAACGCTATAAACCTAGGCAGTGGCAACCGGGCTCAAAAATAGCGAAGAGTAATCTTTTGGCTGAGTTGCCCATACCAAAGAATCCACATGAAGTTTGGGTAGCGGACTTTACCTACACACGTCATCACGGCCAATTTGTCTATTTCTCAGTCATTATGGATCTATGTACCAGGCAGCTTGTGGGTGAGGAAATAAGTAGGACTCGAGATGCAGATTTAATCGTCAGGACCTTTCAAAAGGCAAAGCAAAGGCACCCAGAAGCAAGACCAAAAATATTCCATTCAGACCGGGGTATAGAGTATGCCAACCACAAGATTGGAAGGCTGCTAGAGAGTCAAGCGATCGAGCAGAGTATGTCAGGCAAGGGTAATTGCTATGACAATGCCCATATGGAGTCATTCTTTCATACGTATAAGTCGGAAATGTACTATACGGAGAAATTTGATGGCATTGAGGATTTCAAAAGGAAGACCAAGAAATACATTCGTTTTTATAACCGGAGGCGTTTACACTCAAGCTTAGGGTATATGAGTCCAGCAGACTATGCTGAGTCGAAAAGCTAA
- a CDS encoding transposase: MARKKTQAYTEEFRREAVKRADKQGSTAASVARELGIHPGQIYNWRRQFNRLSEKQFNSVGGVDYSKKESEEIRKLKREKAALEKEVEFLKKAAAYFANNQE; encoded by the coding sequence ATGGCACGTAAGAAGACACAAGCATATACAGAGGAGTTTCGCAGGGAAGCGGTAAAACGAGCAGATAAACAAGGAAGTACAGCTGCATCAGTAGCCAGGGAACTAGGCATCCACCCCGGCCAAATATATAACTGGCGCCGTCAGTTCAATCGACTCTCTGAAAAGCAATTTAATTCCGTGGGTGGTGTGGACTACTCCAAGAAAGAGAGCGAAGAGATCCGCAAGCTAAAACGTGAGAAGGCTGCACTAGAAAAGGAGGTCGAATTCTTAAAAAAGGCAGCTGCGTACTTCGCGAACAACCAAGAGTGA
- a CDS encoding IS3 family transposase — protein MKYALIREHKEWYTIAMMCRALDVSRSGYYRWRSRPKSASTVRREHMEKQVADTYADFKARYGAPRIAEELNALNIPCSTNYIADILRKQGLKARNGKAFNYGSHALTMHNVADNLLRRKFEAGRPNEKWTTDITYIWVDEQWLYLATVMDLYSRCIVGWALDTSMTERLVTDALAMAFERREIKPGLIIHSDRGVQYRSQKYIDYMKRKGCRPSMSRKGNCWDTQSTILLNVQSNLTRAGIGEAAFALTCRLDTGVPRVSPGPLPVT, from the coding sequence GTGAAGTACGCTTTGATCCGAGAACACAAGGAGTGGTACACAATCGCCATGATGTGTCGTGCGTTGGATGTATCACGATCTGGCTATTATCGATGGAGGAGTCGGCCAAAAAGTGCGAGCACGGTCCGACGTGAGCATATGGAAAAGCAGGTAGCAGACACCTATGCGGACTTTAAGGCTCGCTACGGAGCACCACGCATTGCTGAAGAGTTGAATGCACTGAACATCCCTTGTTCAACGAATTATATCGCCGATATTCTTAGAAAGCAGGGGTTAAAAGCGCGAAATGGTAAAGCCTTCAATTATGGCAGCCATGCCCTGACTATGCATAACGTGGCGGATAATCTGCTCAGGCGTAAATTTGAAGCTGGTAGGCCCAATGAGAAATGGACCACTGATATCACCTATATATGGGTCGATGAGCAATGGCTCTACTTGGCTACAGTGATGGATCTTTATTCACGCTGTATCGTTGGTTGGGCTTTGGATACTTCGATGACGGAGCGGCTGGTAACGGATGCTCTGGCGATGGCATTTGAGCGGAGAGAGATTAAACCTGGCTTGATCATCCACTCGGACAGGGGAGTTCAATATCGATCACAGAAGTATATTGACTATATGAAGCGGAAGGGGTGCAGGCCCAGCATGAGCCGTAAAGGAAACTGTTGGGACACTCAGTCTACAATTCTATTGAATGTCCAGTCCAACCTGACCCGTGCTGGGATTGGCGAAGCTGCCTTTGCGTTGACCTGTCGGTTGGATACTGGCGTTCCCCGAGTATCTCCGGGCCCATTGCCTGTGACCTAA
- a CDS encoding IS110 family transposase: protein MGKQSIQCEVILGVDTHLDMHVGVIIDSHGKMLDVLSIETNGTGYQHLLKWASSFGNLSRAGVEGTGTYGAGLARFLSEHEVEVLEINRPDRSMRRFYGKSDPTDAESAARSVLAGKAQSIPKLQSGAAEAMRIASVARRSAVKARTQTINQLRSLLVSAPENIRARLWKSNPGQCVQGCLHLRTLGKTISLKTLATTLRLLARRWMYLTAELKDLDDTLEHLTNSAAKRLRRQFGIGPQTAATLLSVAGDNPERLHSEAALAALCGVNPLQASSGKTVRHRLNRGGSRSANNALWTIAMVRMRSDPRTRTYVARRTAEGKSTKEISRCLKRYIVRELYPLILADLNDAAVVT, encoded by the coding sequence ATGGGTAAACAATCGATACAGTGTGAAGTCATACTTGGCGTTGATACGCATCTGGACATGCATGTGGGAGTGATTATTGACAGTCATGGAAAAATGCTTGATGTACTGTCCATAGAAACAAATGGCACTGGCTATCAGCACTTATTAAAATGGGCGTCATCGTTCGGCAATTTATCACGCGCAGGAGTAGAAGGTACTGGAACATATGGAGCAGGCCTTGCTAGATTCCTATCTGAACACGAGGTAGAGGTCCTGGAAATCAATCGTCCTGATCGTTCTATGCGACGATTCTATGGCAAATCGGATCCGACGGATGCGGAGAGTGCCGCTCGATCCGTGCTGGCAGGTAAAGCGCAGTCTATTCCGAAGTTACAATCAGGTGCTGCAGAGGCTATGCGTATCGCATCAGTTGCAAGGCGGAGCGCGGTAAAGGCGAGAACACAGACGATTAATCAATTGCGTTCATTGCTGGTGTCTGCTCCAGAGAATATACGAGCTAGGCTTTGGAAGTCGAATCCAGGACAGTGTGTTCAAGGTTGTTTGCATCTCCGGACTCTCGGTAAAACAATTTCACTAAAGACGCTGGCTACAACACTTCGTCTACTCGCCAGGCGGTGGATGTACCTAACAGCTGAACTTAAAGATCTGGATGATACACTGGAGCACTTAACAAATAGCGCAGCAAAGCGGTTACGTCGACAGTTTGGCATTGGGCCACAAACAGCAGCGACGTTGCTGTCAGTCGCTGGTGACAATCCTGAACGGCTACATAGCGAAGCTGCTCTAGCAGCTCTGTGTGGAGTAAACCCACTGCAAGCATCTTCAGGTAAGACTGTGCGTCATCGCCTCAATCGTGGAGGTAGTCGATCTGCCAATAATGCGTTGTGGACCATTGCCATGGTACGCATGCGGAGCGATCCACGCACTCGAACTTATGTTGCTCGTCGCACGGCAGAAGGAAAATCGACCAAAGAGATAAGCCGATGCTTGAAGCGTTACATCGTTCGAGAACTATATCCTCTTATCCTGGCTGATTTAAACGATGCTGCAGTAGTAACTTGA
- a CDS encoding DUF4902 domain-containing protein → MINLSDDGYVRLSSSLLQTREFKHHFSGLDDEANGLAKHQYEELSEIYGYTEWVSSTNPIISVGWDWRLTIIDRRICYERVSAISSNLMLVGDNGDLGSKQTEILLEGVMDTSGWQRVVEDYFSDIYHYKE, encoded by the coding sequence GTGATAAATTTATCTGATGATGGTTATGTAAGACTAAGTTCGTCATTACTGCAAACCAGAGAATTTAAGCATCATTTTTCTGGGCTCGATGATGAGGCAAATGGGTTAGCAAAGCATCAATATGAAGAGCTTAGTGAAATTTATGGTTACACTGAATGGGTTAGTTCCACTAATCCCATTATTTCTGTTGGGTGGGATTGGCGCCTGACTATAATAGATAGACGTATTTGTTATGAAAGAGTATCTGCAATCAGCTCTAATCTGATGTTAGTTGGTGATAACGGCGATCTAGGATCAAAGCAGACCGAAATATTACTTGAAGGTGTAATGGATACATCCGGCTGGCAACGAGTAGTTGAGGACTATTTTTCTGACATTTACCACTATAAAGAATGA
- a CDS encoding IS4 family transposase, protein MHVGKLVFSQIIDHLPMHTFRRCVTRYHGNRYKKSFSCLDQYLCMAFAQLTYRESLRDIEACLRAQRDKLYHMGIRSSISRSTLADASERRDWRIFADFAHALIRIARPLYADEDLGLELDNTIYALDASTIDLCLSVFPWALFRSTKSAVKLHTLLDLRGNIPTFIHISDGKLHDVNVLDILLPEPGAFYIMDRGYVDFERLFALHMAGSFFVIRAKSNTKYKRRYSHPADKSGGVQCDQTIVLTGVNTATGYPQSLRRIKYHDAKTGKTFNFLTNNFAIPAQTVADLYRYRWQVELFFKWIKQHLRIKSFFGTSENAVKSQIWIAISVYVLVAIIKKRLNIDADLYTILQILSLTLFEKSSLFHMLTESEFISDDSDMPNQLNLFNNFPGH, encoded by the coding sequence ATGCATGTCGGCAAGCTCGTTTTTTCACAGATTATCGACCACCTGCCGATGCACACCTTTCGGCGATGTGTCACCCGCTACCATGGCAACCGTTACAAAAAATCTTTCTCTTGTCTCGATCAGTACCTCTGCATGGCTTTTGCGCAGCTGACTTATCGCGAAAGCTTGCGCGATATTGAGGCCTGTCTGCGAGCACAAAGGGACAAGCTGTACCATATGGGCATCCGTAGCAGTATATCCAGAAGCACTCTGGCGGATGCGAGCGAACGCCGAGATTGGCGTATCTTCGCAGACTTTGCCCATGCACTGATTCGCATAGCCCGACCACTATATGCTGACGAAGATCTTGGTCTCGAACTCGACAATACAATCTACGCACTTGACGCATCCACCATCGACCTATGCTTGTCAGTCTTTCCGTGGGCATTGTTTCGTTCCACCAAGTCTGCCGTCAAACTCCACACCTTGCTGGATCTTCGGGGCAACATCCCGACCTTTATCCACATTTCTGACGGCAAGCTCCATGACGTCAACGTTCTCGATATCTTGCTACCCGAGCCTGGTGCCTTCTACATCATGGATCGCGGTTATGTGGATTTCGAACGACTCTTCGCTTTGCACATGGCAGGGAGTTTCTTTGTCATCCGCGCCAAATCCAATACAAAGTACAAACGCCGCTACTCGCACCCGGCGGACAAATCTGGCGGAGTGCAGTGTGATCAGACCATCGTGCTGACCGGGGTCAATACGGCAACCGGCTACCCGCAGTCACTACGGCGTATCAAATACCATGATGCCAAAACTGGAAAAACTTTCAATTTCCTGACCAACAACTTTGCCATTCCAGCGCAGACAGTGGCTGATCTCTACCGGTACCGTTGGCAGGTTGAGTTGTTCTTCAAATGGATAAAGCAACATCTACGTATTAAATCGTTCTTTGGCACTTCGGAGAACGCAGTAAAAAGTCAGATCTGGATTGCCATCTCTGTGTACGTGCTCGTGGCCATTATCAAGAAACGGCTCAACATCGACGCAGATCTCTACACAATTCTACAGATCTTGAGCTTGACCTTATTCGAGAAAAGCTCATTATTTCATATGCTTACTGAATCAGAATTTATAAGCGATGATAGCGATATGCCTAACCAACTGAATCTATTTAATAATTTCCCCGGACACTAG
- a CDS encoding helix-turn-helix domain-containing protein — protein sequence MIDINTEKKYKQRLTLPRKGALSLNQYDNNIIMVDKGRVRVEDKDDLVYETYFEGESFMTIGNAVGAKLVALDNSTLSIIPVASIKSDMEGLSSKWKIIFINLIEQLTNKHYRSNMLGSMSMERKIVLFLKDINRRWHSKKVSNRDLSENTSSHIPFNKQQIAEEIGVSKQSLANNKVLKKLEKTGYIEIKNRLSIAILDEDRLDRIDVETLHNTDLNDLKK from the coding sequence ATGATAGATATAAATACAGAAAAAAAATACAAGCAAAGACTTACTCTACCAAGGAAGGGGGCATTGTCATTAAATCAATATGATAATAATATTATCATGGTAGATAAAGGCAGGGTAAGAGTTGAAGATAAAGATGACTTGGTGTATGAGACATATTTTGAAGGAGAGAGTTTTATGACTATTGGTAATGCTGTTGGTGCCAAGCTGGTAGCGCTTGATAATTCCACCCTATCTATTATTCCCGTTGCATCAATAAAAAGCGATATGGAAGGACTGAGTTCAAAGTGGAAAATCATTTTCATTAATCTCATAGAACAGTTAACTAATAAACATTATAGATCTAATATGTTGGGCTCTATGTCCATGGAGAGAAAAATAGTTCTCTTTCTGAAAGATATAAATAGACGCTGGCATTCAAAGAAAGTAAGTAACCGAGATCTTTCTGAAAACACGAGCTCACACATACCATTCAACAAGCAACAAATCGCCGAGGAGATTGGTGTGTCAAAACAATCATTAGCAAACAACAAAGTTTTAAAAAAGCTCGAGAAAACTGGGTATATTGAAATAAAAAACAGGCTATCTATTGCTATTCTTGATGAGGATCGTTTGGATAGGATTGATGTAGAGACCTTGCATAATACAGACCTTAATGATCTGAAAAAATAA
- a CDS encoding acyl-homoserine-lactone synthase, with the protein MNIAPVVISNEHSYFNEVLHVTGGIKIIHGRKSSFSESELSAFYKYRQKVFIGRLGWPLKTNGVAEIDEFDLPDTIYVIAFNDNGDICGHARLNPTTGPCLMDIFPTLFNGSPSPSTPLVWEISRLSTHNSDQSSPIKGGISYTNEMIMKTCFEIIAKHGASRLVAVTSPMVERLYSKSNYPLRRAGPPELIDGSPVIACWIESK; encoded by the coding sequence GTGAATATAGCGCCAGTAGTGATTAGTAATGAGCATTCATATTTCAATGAGGTGCTTCATGTAACAGGAGGTATAAAAATAATTCACGGCAGGAAAAGTAGTTTTTCTGAGAGTGAACTTTCAGCTTTTTATAAATATCGTCAGAAGGTATTCATTGGGCGACTTGGTTGGCCTCTCAAAACCAATGGTGTTGCTGAAATTGATGAGTTCGATCTGCCAGATACGATCTACGTTATAGCGTTCAATGATAACGGTGATATATGTGGCCATGCTCGTTTGAACCCAACAACAGGGCCCTGCTTAATGGATATATTCCCTACTCTTTTTAATGGCTCGCCCTCACCATCCACACCATTAGTTTGGGAGATATCACGCCTTTCAACTCATAACAGTGATCAGTCTTCGCCGATAAAAGGAGGTATATCCTATACCAATGAGATGATAATGAAAACGTGTTTTGAAATAATCGCTAAACATGGGGCAAGTCGTTTAGTGGCGGTCACGTCTCCTATGGTAGAGCGCTTATACTCTAAGAGTAATTACCCGTTACGCAGAGCCGGTCCACCGGAACTTATTGATGGTTCTCCAGTTATTGCTTGCTGGATAGAATCTAAGTGA